AATTAACAGAACATTTCTATTAATTAGATAAGCTTTAGATCATTTGTTTTAACATAAATAAATTTGATTTCTTATATAATATTGTAGATAGATGCAAGCTAGGAAATGAGGAAAGAAATGAATGGTACTTCTTTAGTCACAAAGACAAGAAGTATCCAACTGGAACAAGAACCAATAGAGCAACTGTAGCTGGATTCTGGAAGGCAACAGGCAGAGACAAAGCTGTTCTTTCTAAAAACAGAATTATAGGGATGAGGAAGACCTTGGTGTTCTACAAGGGCCGCGCACCTCATGGGAAGAAATCTGACTGGATCATGCATGAGTATCGACTCCAAACATCTGAACATGGACCTCCTCAGGTAAATTCAATCAAAACTTTCTACTAATTCTATGATTTAGTTAGGGTTTCTCCCTTGGCTAGCCCTTGTGGTAGTTTAGttgtatttgtttcttttcttttcttaatatattttttatttatcccaaaaaaaataaaaattaggagtgtctgaatgacaaTTTAGACCTTGacaatttcttttaattgtccttcatcttattctcaaaaggtttttaagataagggtataaaagagttttcaaaaataagttgtaaGTGATATGTCACTATCAAAAAAGAGTCATCGTCACGATCCTTTTTTTCGAGTATATATGTAAAATGACGTTTTTACCTTCATTGGAAAAAGAATGTGTTTCATACCAAAACGagtaaaaaagtaaagttacaaattatttgacaccttgaggggagtcaataagaaaatcccaaacttaaATTACATGTTTAGAGTTctaaaaattctgtaaaacGCTTTGGAAACTGCAGGAAGAAGGATGGGTTGTGTGTCGCGCATTCAAGAAGCCGAGTCCAAGCCATGCACAGTGTTTTCAAATGATGAATCGCGCTTACTATGCAAGAGATCATGAACAAAGTGGAATTCGATCATTTTCAGATATAATTAGTCCTGTGCAAGTAATTAACAATTACCAAGGAACCACAAGTTTTCCTCATCAACCTGTTTGCTATGAGCAGCAAGAATTTGTGTCCGAGAATGTTAACGACTTAGATCATCAACTCATTGATCTTCCTCAACTAGATAGCCCTACACTGTCCACCAGTTTAGCCACTAGAGAAGGTTTTGATCAGCCTTGTGGTACTTCAAAAGAGGATTATAATGACCAAAGGAACAACCATGGAGCACAGTTTGTTGATTGGAGAACTTTGGATGAGCTTCTGGCATCACAACTTAGTGACACTACATCATGTCCCACTACTAATTTCCCATTAATTCAACAAGATTATGACTTGGATGCCCTAAATCAAGGAAATAATCTCCTTGGTTGCTTTCATAATAACTTGTAACAGTCTTACTACTGGTGGGTTCCTTTAGTTGACTGAATAGTAGGAAGTATGGTCACTTTCTATCCCAGAAGAAGTGCTAATTAGCTAAACATTTGTACTCTTGTGATGATAAAGAGGAATTCTTGCAAAGCAAACTCCTCCAAGTTTGGGCTACTAGGAGAAAATTAAAGCATTCTCTTTTAAGTTTTTCTTATTTATCATTACCTTTTATAACTGTAAACTAGGTATTATCATGAACTTTGGTATCTGTAACTTCTTCTTAATAGTTAATGAAACTATCACATGGTGCAGTATTCTAatgttatgtgtctaatggagtccgatctagtgtatgggcgctagattggactagtctagtatgagataggttaaagggtttgatttaatgtGTTCCATCAGTTCTAGAGCTTTTAacgtatcgatcaagtacctaacatctaacccttttttttttctctgtctTTAGTGTGGATTGTTCTAAAGTATTATATACTAAATGGCACTGTAGAATTATATGTATTGCTCTTATTTTTCCTGCAATATATAAGAATAAATATGTATTTgctccttttatttattttttaatggataattaaaaattggataaaagaaaagaataaaattcaAACATACAATCAGTACCGTATCTTGGGAGACAAGCCAaaactatataaaaaaaatcaaaatacaaggaatcaatcaagaaaaaaggaatttttctcctctcaggttccctgcccggttaGGTGCAAAGGTTCCTCTCATAGAAGGGCgtaaatgacgacctcacccccatccgggcagtgtgtttgtgtaaggggtgaggtcgtcatttctgcccctCCTATGAGTAGAACCTACGCACTTGACCGGACAAGGAACCTGAGAAGAGAacgatccaaaaaaaaaacccaaaagacttcTAACGGCTCTACTCCAACGACCAGAAATCGCTCCTAGGATGGAAACTGACTTCAATGCAATAATCTCTTCTGTAAACACCAACTCCTTTGAAAAGTGGTAAACCCTTCTCCTACGCTCCTTTTTTCGAATccacaagaagaaaaaatcaaaaaataaaatgaacaaataaaacTGAGCAAGAAACTGATATGAAACTTACATATATGAAAGAAGGAAACACAAATGATGGACTAAAGCTTATATCAAAGGTTCCAATGAGAACCTTGGAACCTTATCTTATGTGCTTCAAAGATAATATATAGATTTTAATATTTCTGCAATTTTTGCTTTCCAAGCTATAAGTAAGATCAACCGGCACTCTTCAGAGGGTCAGGTTTGTGATTTTGATCTGTTAGATTGAATTGTTAAAGTGATGTTAGGAGGGCCTTGAGATGTTATTTGGAAACTAAAGTGCCCTTTGGTGTCAATTATCTGATGATGTTCCCAAAGAATAAACCTAACGAAGTTCTGGGATTCCAAGGGTCGTCCAAACGACTAGTGGCGGCATAATTTGCAGAGAGGAAGAGTccaaattttttggaaaaaccTAGAATTCAACACTTAATGGGCTTAGTTCCATGTCAATTGCATGAACATCGACGTCAAACGTGCATCGAAGAAGGTAAGAGTCGAACAGGGTCCAATGTTCGTCAACACCCAACCCTGAGAACTCCAACTTGGGACCTCTGTTCGATGCGAGGGAGAGCACCTTTTACATGAGTCCTGATCTTCTACTTCCGCTTGTTGGGTATTTCAATGCGCCCCACATACAAGTAAGGCCAAAAATACTGTCTCATCCCGTTCGGACAAGGGTctcgagcaggggtaagatGGTATTTTTTGTATACGGTAGTACCGGATAAGTGGAAATAGAGGATTTTGATTCCCTTCAACATTGAGGATTTTGTCCCTCTAAAGTCAAATTCAAAATGGTTCGTTTTGGACCAGAATGGGCCTGACTGACTTGGCCCAAAACTTTGAACATTAGTGTCTTGGGTTCTAAAAGTCTAAATTGGATGATTCTAAAGGGCTTTAATCATAATTTTTCCATACTTTGACTTGGTATGACATTCAATGACTATTCTGGTCAACAAACACTGTCTCTAATGTGAGTCCACATAGGTAAAATAGATGTTTTTCTGATCAATAGGCAAATGAGTTTATTTCATACCAAAATTTTAATATGATGAAAAAACACATTATTTGGACATTTGGGTGGACTTTGAGGTTAGTTTGCCCTTGTTTATCGTTCAGAGGTATTTTATCATGTCACTTGGATGACCTCAAACGTTGTAAAAATGATGGGGAATCCCCTAGGCCTGAAGATAGAACCTTCCCTAAGTTCTAAAGAAGCATTCATCATTGTTACAGATACCCTCCGAGGTTACAATATGAGGTGTCTATAGAAAGCCCCacttcttaccaaaaaacataaaaaaaaaaattagaatgcCCCACTTTAGCTGAAAATGTGATACATCGCGTGTAATCAAAAAGTGATTGTTCTCCCTCAAGTCGTAATCCTATTAATATCTTGCTCACGGATGCCAGAGCCCAACAAATAATAAAAGTGAATATCGATTCAAAATCATCGAATGCATGGCTATCTTCTTATTTTGAATTAACACTTTCTTCACCATCGGATGAAGCCAAAAACACGTGGCAGGCATGGGCTTGTGGGCAGCACGATAGCCGCTCACACCCACCTGCAAAACGAGCAGAATCCAGCCAGGGGTTAGCGAAAGCCAAATGGGTTGAAGTTGTGCATGAGACAAATTAATCCCAGATacaaataggggtgtcaattggtctggtTCTCTAGCAGTTCCGGTTCTAAGATATCTGTTCGCATGAGATGACAATATATATATTGACACATATTGGCTACCGTTTTTCTATAGCAACTCCTATTGTCCTTGTTTTGGGCTCTACATTATAATAATGTTTGGACCCGTTTAGGAACTTGAACTAGAACTGGACCACCCATTACTTAATGGTCCTGGATCATAGATATAGAACTGGTGAGCTTTTTGGTCTAGATatggaaacaagcaaaacccttttttaaaaaaaaaattaacaaaaggatatgtttggcatactttttcaattttataaaAGAGCATACTGAACAAATATAGGAGTTTTTATTGGGCacactttttcaattttcagcTAAGAAACGACAGAACATATCCAACGTGtttgtcaaaagtcttccaaggggcataaattttgatttatgtttccaaaaacagtcacaaaaaaTACTTCGTTATCAAGagatttttaggtgtttttctgtttcttataACGGAAACAGAAAAACACCTGAAACTGTTTCTCATAAGGTTATCAAGTGGGCTCacagttttgtttttcttttatatgaCATCATTCATTAGATTTTATTACATTATAATCTAGTCCTGGTCATTTCTTTCGGTTCTAACGGTTCCTGGGACTAGACCAAATCCGAACCAATTATCTATCACTAAGACCAtatccggaccaataagctattgggtggatcGATTTCGATTCCTAGCGGGACGGTTTTGGTCCGGTTACCGATTCcgatccaaaattgacaccctagATAGGAAGAGACTTCTCTACTTCCAAAACGGGCTACTTCCGTGCGCCCCACATTACCCAACATACAAGGGGCGCTGCTAGTTTGACCCAACAAAACATCTCTAGGCagtccccttcccccttccccctccccatcttctctctctctctcccatctctctcgATCGGTTCACTTTTTCTATTGTTCTAATCTGTTACATGGTATTCagatttaatataaataaagacatTGTTGGGTTGGGTGGCGCTAGTTCGATCCAACATATTTAAGCAGTCCCCCCTTTCCCTccatcttctccctctctcctccaTCACTCTCctttctctggttttttttttctaatctgTTCAACCGAATGTACAATGTACTGTCTTTTTCCTTTGTACTACCTTACATATATTGTGTAAATTTGGATGGGGCTCTGCTCAGGCTGGGTAAAGGTCAGCCCAGTCCGAACTTCAGTTTGGGCACCAAAACCTGCGGCCAGGTGGGCCAAATTTGGGCTTGTCTGCGCTGAATCAGCTTCAGGTTGACCCAGCCCAACTGAACATACAAAATACAAATAAGTCTTTTTGACAAAGTTACAAATCTCCATTGTAGGTGCTGATGAACAGATCAAAGCTGATTTGGTTGTAGTCTTTCTTGATCCTCTGGTTGACGTGGGATCATTATGacctacaattctgacaccctccaattccctataaTCCCTCACATGAgaatgaaatgaccacttacccattgccttgggaagtgtgtaagtggtcatttcagctcccatgtgagggattgtaggggaattggagggtgtcagaattgtaggagataaaaatttgGTTGACGTGGATGAAAGATTCTTAAGTTCTCTATCACTATTAGAAGTACTACCTTGGTTATATTTAGCAGTTGCAGAGTTGAAGTATAGACTGTTGTGCTTTCAGTTTACCGAATTCGTGGAGTTCTTGGGTTTCCCTGTACTCTATTGGGTTGGTTTGGGACTTTGGGTCTCACTTGGGGTGATCCAAGGGTCAGACCAACAAAAAATCCTCACCTTACCCTTTATCCTATTGCAGACGAGAGGTTGCAGAggtgaggagaggagaggagaggaataAGACATTAACCATCGCTCGGGTCCTAAGAATCTAGGCTATTTTAGTTTTGAAACTCATGTGGATCGGTCGGTTTTGATCAATTGTGACCGGTCGGCTTGAGTTTGATATGAGAACAAACCAGATTTTTCTCACTTTTGAATTAATCTGAAACTTGATTGTTGAATCAGCATAAGGCCAAATGTCACTCTCACCAACTTGATAGAAAgatgagagttttttttttgttggatatttTTTGATAGTAAAGGATCTGAATCGGACTtcggacccaaaaaaaaatcaattcttttattaattttaaaataCTTTTAGTTGCAGTTATTTTACCGTCACAAAAGGTCCAGCGGTTAGCCCACTAAAAATTGGAATATAGTGTAGAAAAGCTAAAGATCAGGTAATACCGTAATACTGATGGTGGCGGTGTTTTTACAAAAGCTAAAGATACATTACAAATGGTGAATTAGTGATGGTTATCTTACTATTACTATTGATAACAGAATTAAAATTCAATATTTGGAAATCCCACTTTTAGGCTCTCTACGAATAATCAGTTCATCATAGGGCTTCTTATAAAGACAaaagaatattaaaaatagaATTCGATTCAACTTACCTCCAAAGGGTCGAGGTTTCATATAAAGATAaaagaatattaaaaatagaATTCGATTTCGATTCAACTTACCTACAAAGGGTCGAGGCTTCATATAAAGACAaaagaatattaaaaatagaATTCGATTCAACTTGCCTCGGGTCGAAACCAACTACTTTCGAGGACTTGCGAGAACCTATTCAACCTAGCTAACATCATTTTTAAGGACTTGAAATGAATTAAATTAATCCTAGGACTAACTTGGACCATCAATAGGGTCCACAATATAATGGTAGATTTGGCAGCTCAACAGTTTTTGTGTTGAAGCAGCAATTTCATGGGACTTTTAAGATACCCTCTAGTCAAAAAGCTCAAAACATAAGAAATGAATATCATTTAGTTATCTTTTCGGCAAAAAAAGATGCAGGCTAATCAGAGTCCGAACGGGGGATATATGAAGGTTTGAGTAGGCAGAGGTCTAAAGATAGGATCCGGCCAACTGGTTAGTAGTGGCGGTCAATTAGATGACCACAGTTAAAACATTTCAAGAGAAAACGACATTATCTGGATGTTTAACCGGTCAACCAAACCTTATCGAACGAATTGGCAATCGATTGGTATGCCTCCGAATAACCAAGCCTTGCATCAATGCTTCAACTGGTTGATCGAATGCTCAAAGCAGTCAACCGGATGGATGTTAAACTTGGGCTCTTAAGTGAAATTAGGGCTCATTCCTCATTTGTCTGAGAGAGAAGCAAAAGAGGGCGACTCTTGTTATTGAAACCCAGAGATTGGAGAAGAATTGAAAGAAggatagagaaagaaaagggattAGAAGTAGTTGGAAGAAGTATTTCCACCCTCTTGAGGTAAGTTGAATCGAATTCTATTTTAAATATTCTTTTGTGTTTGCATGAAGCCCTATGGTGAACTGATTATGTCTTAatccaagtttgaatggaaggaATGGAAACCCCATTGAAAACCTAAGAGAAAAATTGCAGAATTGCTTTTACGAGCAGAGTTTTTCCAGGAAGCGATGACCGGTTCGATGAAACGGTCGATCGGTTGTTGTTCGGATGGAAGAGGGGTCGATTGGCACTTTGACTAGATGACCAATAATGGATGTTTCGAGTTTATATTAATGGGAATTGTGAGGTTTTGC
The nucleotide sequence above comes from Telopea speciosissima isolate NSW1024214 ecotype Mountain lineage chromosome 3, Tspe_v1, whole genome shotgun sequence. Encoded proteins:
- the LOC122656279 gene encoding NAC domain-containing protein 30-like, which translates into the protein MEGESCVPPGFRFHPTEEELVGYYLKRKVNSQKIDMEVITEIDLYRIEPWDIQDRCKLGNEERNEWYFFSHKDKKYPTGTRTNRATVAGFWKATGRDKAVLSKNRIIGMRKTLVFYKGRAPHGKKSDWIMHEYRLQTSEHGPPQEEGWVVCRAFKKPSPSHAQCFQMMNRAYYARDHEQSGIRSFSDIISPVQVINNYQGTTSFPHQPVCYEQQEFVSENVNDLDHQLIDLPQLDSPTLSTSLATREGFDQPCGTSKEDYNDQRNNHGAQFVDWRTLDELLASQLSDTTSCPTTNFPLIQQDYDLDALNQGNNLLGCFHNNL